A genomic segment from Planktothrix sp. FACHB-1365 encodes:
- the ssb gene encoding single-stranded DNA-binding protein has protein sequence MSDNLNVINLVGRVGQQPETQYFESGAVLTKLSLAVNRRSNKKDSEPDWFALEIWGNIAEVAANYTDKGSLIGIQGELKLDEWIEQTTGQQFETASTRGNCNNSTDNSA, from the coding sequence ATGTCAGATAATCTCAATGTTATTAACTTAGTTGGTCGTGTAGGTCAACAACCAGAAACTCAATATTTCGAGAGCGGTGCTGTTTTAACTAAGCTGTCTCTTGCTGTTAATCGACGCAGTAATAAAAAAGACAGCGAGCCGGATTGGTTTGCGCTGGAAATTTGGGGAAATATTGCTGAAGTAGCTGCTAATTATACAGATAAAGGCAGTTTAATTGGAATTCAAGGAGAACTCAAACTGGATGAATGGATTGAACAAACTACGGGTCAACAATTTGAAACAGCTTCCACCAGAGGCAATTGCAACAATTCAACGGATAATTCAGCTTAA